The DNA region GTCAATAGTTAAACAATCAATTAAAAAGTCAGTGATAGACACACcaactgacagacagacagtcCATGCATCACAGagagaaacaataatataagaTAGTGTCTGTCCTTAATTAAAGCTATTCATCTGCTTAAGCatcaaatttagaattcatttctgcctttctctttttttttctttctagtGAGGTAGATAAAGTAATCTAGTGCAACttcattaaatttttgaaattgttgaaaaaacaaacttattgaaattaaaaaccaGCCATTGAAATACATTCTAGTACTTGATGCATTTAAACTCATGAAAAgctctttaaaataaaactggaaGAATAAATTTCCCTTATATGGCTAAAAGAAgtacaaaaaatacaataaaataacaaCGAggtgtatacattttttttttagacctaTGGCAAGTACAAAAGATACCATAAAATAACAAccagttgtagatgtgtttgcCTTATTGCAAGTCTTGTATCAAACAAtattctgatacatgtacatgtacatagagaGTACAAATTCTCACACTCACTCAACAGGCACTGCCAAACACTGATATATCACAAATGCCTGCCTGTCAACAGTTCCTTGCGAATAAAAAAACTCTGAAAGCCCATGTCATCCATACATGCTCCACATGTACACTTCTGAACAAAAATGGATGGATGTTCATCAGTTTTGACTGTTAAGAACACCTTTTGAtaacaataaatcaaaatttcatgTCTTCTGCCTTTGCCAAATTATCTAGAGATTTTTTAATGCGAAGAGTGGTCAATCGGGCGGCAGGGTTATGATACCAACATTCCCTCATCAGGCGTGACATCACCTTCAAACTCTATGAaagagagtaaaaaaaaaaaagaaagtcaaATGAAGAAAGCATCTCAGATACACTCTAGGgttatatattcagtttacaTATACTTAGTTTAAGGGAGAACAAAAAGATTGGTAAAATTTCTCAATTACTGTAAAGTCTTGTGTATTAATGAAACAAAGCACAAATGGGAGTAACTAACTCAACATGTCAATTGATGACATACTATACACAGTGAAATATTCGTCCTCGTTTTCTTTTTGCCCCTTCCCCCCTCCTTGTCAGCAAGTGAACTTAAGACTGGGTGAATTCCAATGtttcaaattatctttttttcaacACAACTATGTCTGAATGAATTCATGTCGGGACAAAACTGTTTGCATGTTTTGAAGGGCGAAATCTACACAGGGTAacaataaccctgtatacattAGTTCTGACACAGATTAGATAGTTGTCTTACCTCAATGGTCTGCCACCGGTTGGGGATTCCTGGTCTCTGACGATCATCACACACGACCTTCTTCATGTCCTCTAGACTGGGGTCAGAGGGCACAATATCATAGAACGGCAGCTGGTAATCCTCCACTATACCTAGGGCAGGGATAGAGGGAACAAGAAAATCAGCTTAACATCTTGGACTCTTTCTCATAGAGGAAACTCTCCAATCTATCTAGTTCTTCACTTGCAAAGTTCTTATAAATATCATGTCATGTTAATTAGGCCTCTTACATTCTTTGCTGTTAAAACATTCAATTCATTGTGGATCAATTTCTGTGGAATCCTGGGTTACACTTAACCCACTAACCTACATCTTCACCCAGAGTAAAATTGTTGGTGCAGGAAAAAGGGCTTATTTCAAATGTGAAATCTGTATTCGTTTTTTAccctttttaaataaacaaaacaagcaTTATCGAGCCTACCTCCCACTGAACAGCGTCGTGTTATCTCCCATAGCACCAGTCCAAACGAGTAAACGTCCGCCCTCTTGAAGGAGTCGAACTGATTCATACTGATGGTATCACTCAATACCTCAGGGGCCATGTACCGCTTGGTCCCGACCCGATTATTGGGGGCAATGTCCACTGCATCTGTCACAGGGTCATGTCGCACTGCAAGAcctaaaaatgtcaaaaatgaaAGGTCAATTCTTATAATCAACATCAAAGACATTCAGCATGTAggaaatatgtatatttaaactaaaaatattctcaatttcattgaaatgtttttatcaaaCACTAAATACCCAGTAGAgaaatttttgttgaaaaagtgCAGGTACTGCTTTGCAAGTTTCATTCTTAAGGACAATTTTTACCATAAAGAAATACTTGCTATTCAAAATTAGAATAATGCATTATGGATGAATTtctgatattgtttttttttcctgctcagaaataaaaacaacactCAATTAtccctgtttttgttttcattacttCTGAACAGACCTCAAAAAGCCTTTAAGGAGAATTGCAACAGATAATGACAGTGTATTGATTGGTATAACATTGCGTTGTTCTGTTCCAGAACCCTGAGCAGATATTATCATTACTCATATGAATGTGACCTTGACTTTCGTCAACCTCATAATCAATAAAGGTTATTGCCAGGTCGCAAGAATGGCTAAAAATCCACATCACAAAATGAGCTATTTCCAAAAACAAAATCTAATACACTGCAGGATGGATTACAGGTCTGTAATGGTTAGGGACATTGTAAGATTTATACATATTAAGCATTTTATCTCCTTTTCTGCTAAAATATACAATCTAATACTTTCagtatttgaaacaaaataatgttatttatatatGCACAAATTGAGAATCatggtaaaatttttaaaactcacaAAGTTCTTAGTGCCTCTTTCAAATGGGTTTAACTCTTTTCCCCTTAGAGGTTTCTATCCTTTAACCCTTAATGACGCGTGTTGACGACCCTGGCCATATCCTTAATGATGACTTTTGACGCACCCAATACACAGCTCTTAATTAGACCCCTCAACACCTGttgtttattataaacattgacTGGTATACACCTGGCCGTGTATACGGATGGTTGTTCACTCAttctaaataaagatatcaGGTGATTTACCTGTGTATGGTGGCGTGATGCATTACTACAATAAACAAAGATGGCGGACTACGATGCTGACATCGCACATGTTTTcactttttgtttataatcaaattTAGAGGCAGAATTTTCTAAATTTATTGGTAGTGAGATTGAATGATGAAAGCCAGATGtcaaattcatgcaaaattttgtggaaaaattTGTGTAGTTACAGAAAATGGAACACAAGGTGTGCATTACCTGCAACACCTAAATACACGAATCTACCggtagatttgaattttttcaaaaagttaacACAGTTATTTTGTTAACATGTTAGATTTGTCAAATCCTCTTACaccatttattgaaaaatagatATAAGTCTGAAAACGATAGACATAAATTGAAATGTCAGCCACAggtacatttaattatttactatCAAAAAACGAATTCCATGATGATAATGGAATCTTTATATAAGaatcattaaataattgtttgtaATACATACAGTTTTAAATATGTTAATCAAGTATCTGTTGTGAAATTATTCTTAATAAAGCTTTAATGTAGAAcattcagttttattttcatatacctgTTAGCACCTGTATTGTTTTAttagtaaattaaataaaattttttttaatgaatattgaaagtttaattcattacaaatccattgatttataattttctatGTGTTTGATTTGCTAAGACCTGTAATAAGCTTATTCAAAAACACACACCAGCTGTTTTCAGTTCATCTGAAAATACTCTAAGGGTAGCCCAGGGTAGAGTGTTAAGGATATGGCCTATGCGTCAAAAGGTGGCATTAAGGGGTAAAgagttaaatacatgtatagtgacTTCATACACTTTGTAAAAGGAATACAACAGTATATTCACTTGTACCAATGGAAGAAAATACCTTTCAGTTCAaataaaaagtatgaaaatgaataaaatgttattttgtttaactGCCTAAAACACGTTAACTAATATCTCACCTAAATCTGCGATGCAGCAGCTAACTCCATCATTTCTCACCaggatatttttactttttaaatctcTGTGGGCGATAGCTGGTTTCCCAGCATGaactaaaatttttaaaaaagcacatAAAGATAcacacaataaataaataaatgagatacaaaatatataaataaactctttaaagCTTTTGTTTGTCAAATGCTATGCCCATCCATAACTTTATTGAATCTGCAGTTGATATAATTTCAGAGTTAAATGCCAATTTATGCAATTTAATCTTGAAAGTTAAAAGGTATTTTGTCTCTAATATGTAAGTTGAAAACTGGGTAACATATATAAGCATGGAGAAAATTTACAAAGCCTATAATTAATTGTTGTCATTGGGGTATACAGAACTCGTAACATGCAGAAATTACCATGTTTACAACCATCAAAATTAAGATGACATTAGGAAATAAAGTAAAACTCGGATAAATGACTAAAAAGGTACATGTTCCAATTTGGATGCACGAAAATAAAGGATTAAGTAATTAAAAGTAGGTTTTATTTGTTAATACTGCGCTCACTCTCAGTGCCCACTATGTCCATATGGAGGTGGGCAAGCCCACAGGCTGCTGACATAGCTAGTCTTATCATCTGTGTGGTTGATAACACGGTTCTATTCAGGTAATCAAACAGCGATCCATTGGCGTGGTAGTCGGTAATTAACCAGAGCTGTGTCCAGGTGCCATTATCTGTAGAAAAAACAGTCATGTTACACCAAAAAAAACACTTGTAATGGGTGTTAAACCACTGAGAAGAAAAAACTTGCccaaaaagtataaaaaaacaaaacaaaaaaacccccaattAATCAATGGTCTGATGGTGTAAAAGATTCTTTACATTTCAGAGTATTATTTCCATTATCTTTTTcagtataattatttttgatcAGGTTTATGCAGTTTTCtacattgaaagaaaaaaaatctgcagAACACatcttttgtattttgtatttcacAAATGTTAAAAAGATAATATCTGACCCATCAGTCAGTAGTACTAcattgaatgccaaaaaattgagccacaaattctaatgattccactgTATATCAAgctatttgtatgcaaatgtaGTCAAAGAACACAGGTCTAACCTTTGTTGTCTGCGGCTATGAATCCCAGAATATTCTCATGACGCAGCATGACCGTCTGATAAATCTCCGCCTCTCGGATCCACGATCGCTCCTCCCTGGAGGAGAATATTTTGACGGCTACGTTCTCCGCCCGCCACCTCCCACGCCACACCTCTCCATAGCGACCCTTCCCAATGATCTCCACCAGCTGAATCTGTCTGGCAATCGTTCTCTGGACCAGCAAAGGGAGTCCTTCCAACCAAAACATAACAAACGGTTAAACATTATCATCTACAACTTGTGTGACAGAAATCTTTCAATTTAGTAAGTgtacaaagaaaagaaaaactaaataTTCTAGTTTGAAAGTCATATTGACATATgttatattaaattattatattatcatattatattatatgacCTTGTtatattaaagaatttttagGGTGGTActtgttttcatgaatataaattttaatacagACTACCAGTACTTAGATATAGGCCAATCCCAATCACTAACAAATCACTAAaactgtttgtttacatatggaTGAAATTGAAACTAGTTATAAAGCAAGCTTACAGCTACATATACATAAAAAGCTGTGCACATGGTgacaaaatatcttaattttggttcatattcatttttcaagATCAGTTTCAGTTCAAATTGATCTTTCATTGATATGTTTGAGATCAGTTTTATCTATCGAAGATCAGTTAGAATTCAGACTTATCTATCATTGGTCTGTTTATATTCAGACTAATGATCCACAGATCTGTGTAAGCTTAGTTTCATGGATGTGTGTAAGTTGGATTTACTAGTAATTAGTCTGAGCTCAGACAGATCCATTATAGATCTGACTGGATACAATAACTCCAGTCATTTACGGTGATTTACCAGATCCGGATCCAGAGTATTCCATGATCATCTCCCGCAGGGTGTCGGTGGTCTGCCCAGGCTGCATGAAGGGCTGGGTCTCCCCGTCCGACACACTCTTGGGAGCCATACAGATGCCCTGCTGCTGACACTGCCTGTAGGACAGGAAACAGATCACGAAGAAGACTGACACCAGCACCACTGGCCCCGCGATCAGCCCCACCAACTCCAGGGTCCCAAAGGTCAGACGCTGCTCCACAGAGTCTACAAGGTCACCACAATGTCATATTATTTCACATTCAAATGCATACTTACAAGGTCAAGTGCTCTAATCAACTTTACATTATGCTTTATCCAACGTCAATATCACTCAATGATGCAACAAAAGGTGAATTCTTGTCAACTAAATACATAATTATCATTCAAATAATAGTTTTGTTATTCAGTCAATCTATAATAATATTCagtcaataattttaattgttgcTATGAATTGTGCAGCATGAAGCTTTTGTGTGCATGGAGGTGTTTTGTGTATGTTGAGGAAAAGGGACTGAGGGTTTGATCTGTTTGAAATTGTGACAAACATTCAAATTGaattatacaattttcttttaaattttcaccCATAGCAACGAACATCCTGTATAAAATAAAGGTGTATTATAAGACTTTCttatacatatttatacatgtaagaacaCAAATTACAGAGGAAGAAAGAACGATGTATGAAAATATTGTTAGGTAAGAAATAACTAAGGCTGTccagtaaataaataataaacccTGCTGAACCTTCTTTTTGGATAAATGCTATAAAGATTTGACCTTGACCCATCAAATGACCTCAAGTGATACTTGATGATATAAGTACAGTATGTAATTTCTCTACACcttcaactttcattttacaataattCTTGAGCATTTGTTGAGTGGGAACCAGTTCTTACATTTCAAtgccatttatttattattttgtggaGTAATCGGATGAGAGTCAGCTGAGTTcagcttttaaattttaataaacttaCCTCTGATCTCTGGGAAACGAGTTGTCGGAGGGGGAAATGTTGGAAAGAGGTGTCTATTGCAGAAATCTTCATCATTACAGCAGAGTTTACTGGATATACTGGCCATAGGGTTACTGGTTAAACACTCAAAAACATCCCCGTCCAGGGGCCCCAGATCCACCTTCTCGATACATCTGGAAACAAGTCACAATATAAAGTAATAGTTCTGATGCAAACTTCTGATTTTTCTGTTAGTATTTCAAGAATCATATCAATGATGCACTTACCACTATACATGTCCTGGTCTGATCACTTACTACAAAGCTACAGTCTACATGCAATCAAATCAACAGTTTACCTTTGCATTCTAATTCATAATTGTAACAAATGTAATTATCTTACATGACTATCATTCTTCAAGATTTTAACATTAAGACTCTAAAAAGAGGGAGGGTGTTGTCTGTCCAGCTGTATAAACCAGCAATGAGATGCGAGTGCCTCTCTTATTGGTCTCTTGGTGTGTTTGTATTGCATTGATTGGACTCGATTGGTATGACAGTGTATATACTTTGCATATATTTTGTGGGGGTGGATACAGGTAGCTTCACAAATGTAATGGTCCCCCTCAGGCAAACAAAGTACCTATTGGAGCAGGGCTTGAATTTGGGGTAGGCTTAGGAAGTGCAATTAGGAAAGCTAGCTTTgtgttctatttttattttccaatatAAGTAAATCCATACCAGAATCAAAGAATGTTGCCAGTGTTGGTTTCAGATCCATATTACAGAAGTCTGTACGACAGCATTCAACGTTACTTATATTTAACCGTTTGCCTTTTCTCTGACAAATGCGGGGAAGACCCCCAGCAGAGAAAAAGAAACTCCGCCCTGTAGAATAGCAACTGAAAGAGAGGTCAAACCATCAGAACGCTTGCAATGTAGTAAATAAAGCACAGAGCCTTAGTAAGGAATGTAATATACCTGTGCCTTTTACTCATCAGTAAACCTGCAACACCTGACACAcctgggctgcgttcaagattgTTACAGCTGAGAAGGGCCATGTAATTGCAATGATCTTGAAAGATACTCTTTTATAACTGCTACATAAAAACGCGTAGCCTAAATATCAAATGCTGAATTCTATCTCTACAACAACTACCATAAATACACTGTACAACCTTTGTAATACTTTTCTCATCTATTagattgtatacatgtacctgtgtcTTGTCCTATATCATTTGGCACACCTGAACATACCTGTGTCTTGTCCTGTATCATTTGACACACCTGAACATACCTGTGCCCAACCCTATATCATTTGACACACCTGAACATATCTATGGCTAGTCTTATACCATTTAACACACTTGAACATACCTGTGGTTTGCCCTTCATCATTTGACACACCTGATGACATATGTGGCTAGTCTTATACCATTTGACAACCTGAACATACCTGTGGCTTGTCCTATATCATTTGACACACCTGAACATACCTGTATCTTGTCCTATATCATTTGATACACCTGAAAATACCTGTACCTTGCCCAATATATCATTTGACACACCTGAACATACCTGTAACGAATTTTGATGGTTCCATCTTTTCTGTAGGCTCTAAGAGTTAGGCACAATCCGGTAGTTTCACATGTTTGATTTCTATCAGTGCACTCTTCACAATAACACTTTAAACCTGCAAAGTGAAACATTAAACTGtcatgtaaactacatgaatcTGATTAGTCAAGAAACTAATATATTTTTGCTGATGATGTAGATTGTGATATACATAAATGCAAATACCGATAGGTCTCATATCTGCtacaagtttatttttttttctcttaaactGGAATTCCTTCTTTTTAATATTCAAGTGgcatttaaacttaaaatattttaagatattagGAATGATAGTTTGAGAAATCTGGTACAGTAACAAATTAGCATTGGTTATGTGATCTTTCTCCTATTGCTCAGATAGTACACATTTCTGAACATGTGGagttataaatgtatatacgcaatgaaattaaattgtaaataacacGGAAAAGCAACCATTCAAAATCGCTCTTGTTGTTTCATTACGAtagggaaaaaagaaaaaaatatggagGAGTGATGACAAAAAGTTAATTGTATTACGGTATATATTTGGTGTGaggcaattacatgtataatcattaaTTACAGTTCATTCCAAGTTCACTGGTGTCTTACCTGACTTTCACTTTCATTAAAAACGTTTCTATTCCTATGTGTTAGCCTAGAATACTCAAGATTCTGGATCAGgtcacccccccccaaaaaaaaacaccacaatCTACATATCTTGTAAAGACCTTCAGGCTATatcttttatgtaaaaaaaatcaagtgaaatttttaaagtatatgaCGTACGACATCAGAATTTGTCAAATTTGATTGGGACTAGTAAATTTATTAACTTAAGCATCTATCTGTCTGAAGAGTCAGAAGCAAATGCTTTTAATAAACCTGTGTATACATAGAAACTTATGTGTTGGCACACGACCATCTGTTACAGGCTTACAGCCACAGTGCTCAGACGCCATTCAATTACCTGCCTCACTACAAATCACTTAATTTTTCCCAATTTCATAGAATTCAATCTGATTTGCATGGTGCAGCCAAcctgtataaatacatgtactgaattACCCACTGATGTCAAGGAAACCAAATAAGATATGCTAGTCCAATCTAATATTCAAAACTTCATATTCAAATGATCTCAAAACTGACATGCTACATCAGTTTTggaagtattttaaaattaaattgaaataagttGGCCGGAGCTTATAAACCCTGCTCGGGAAAAGGGCTGCCTAATTTAATCAGAGTACAAAAAATGTAACTATTTGAATATGCCATTACCTCACACTCGTTATATTAAGAGGGCTCAATTATCATGGCCATTTTAAGAGTATATTGATGATCAGATCTCACTGAatagaagagctctatatatcGTAAACGGTTATAAAGATATTGCCATGGATAATACTCAAATTTTTAAAGctaatatatattgaatttatctttacaaaataagtttttataccttaaacatgttaaaaaaatttttctCAAACTTTACTATAGATCAGATGGTTAACCttttgaccacccagcctccttaaattaTAAATCCAAATAGAATTTCAGCAATTCTTATTGTTCTTTCTTAGAATTCTGTAGATATCATGCTAactgtcttttttaaaaagcagaTGGGAATGTAATAGATTATGTTTATGTGGCAAAATTAAAGCCAGTAAGTCAGTAGGACCCTTTGATATTAAGATTTCACTTTGGCaagcaaccgaaatttgagtagAATTTAAAATCAAGAATTTTAAGGACAGTGAAGGAACTGTCTGAAGATTTAGTGAAGATGCCAAGTACAAATATCCTAACCAAGCTGGGTCTTGCCAAAAAATTAAAGATGCATGAAATCAATCCAAATCTGTTTGAACATTTGCTGATGAGCTATCAGCATCAAATTAACCTTCAAGAGTTAAAAATCCCTTCttaagcaaaaacaaaaaaagaccCCTCCCCTCCCCAAAACACAACGTTATACCAAAACTACAAATATTTCATGTTCAGGATCTAAATGCTATTCCATCACTTTTTGGTCCTAGCTTCATTGGGTCTAGTCTAGACCATAAATATTGGGATATTTTGCGTTCTTTGAGAaatattgggaaaaaaaatctaagaaatattcagaaaattatTACACATTAAGAATTATCATTTTTGTGGCAATAGTTGTTACATTGTGTTAACTTTCTTTCTATTTTGATGTTTATAGGAACATGTGAAAGAAGTTATGATTGTATACATCTAAATAgtttacacatgtatatgtccTTCTCATGATACatttaattgggaaaaattCCAACAAAGTAAAAGGTTtaataatcttaaaaaaaaggaaatgagcCTTTTAACTACCCCCAAAAACAAGATCCCTGATGATACAACATCCATTATGTTCTACTGTTAGTAGAACATTGTAGTACAATGTAAAATCCACATGAAAATTTCCTGATGAgatgttttgttaaatgaaCAATATCGATAGTACttagtaaacattaaaatacaaatcatctacccaaaagaaaaataaagaacattATTTGAGGAGATTGTGTTTCcatttataattatgaaatagaCTAAATTCTCATTAACAATTAATTAGCGCATGTGGTAATCtttaaaaacagattttgtaccaaataaaaaaaaatttcaacacagtTGCTATCTCTTTGACAGTGTAAAATTGTAACTCCAAGAATAAATCCAgttgtgaaataaaatatgtttgaaataaaatgaggATGAAATTACAGAGTATGAAAAAATGACGATATAACCAACAAATGAAGAAACTGGCTCAGACGACAAACGCCCACAATGTTTATCACATGCTGTCTCACACCTGActccaaatgggatataaatttgaaGTGCAAAAAGTAGAAATatcttattttgcaaaaaaaaaataatggtaaaTCCACATTAGAATAGATGAAATGGAACAACTTTTGGTAAACAACTTTCTCTGTAACCATACTATTAAAGATATTGATCCCTCAGTATATCCAAAACTTCTTGGGAATAAATCAATAACTATAGGCTTATAGGAAAACTTGCTAaccaaaagttgttgcatttgataaacattaatgcggatttatataaaaaattataacaatttttttttttcattttttgcactTGAAATTTATCTATCACATCCTATTTGGGTGATTGGTCCCACCTGTTTAGCAATGCTCAGAACCAGTCAAATTAGTCAAGTGACCATCCGGTCACACTTAAGACctataaacataaaatacacTTACAACTGAGCTCTACAAAATTGGAGGAAATTTTAAgttcatttattaattatatcatGATTTTATCGAGATTTCATCATGTAAACATGTTTGTAAAATTGTGAGAGATATTGCCAAACTTATAATAGTGAAATGTGTCATTTTTCATCTCAATAAATTGCTGGTACTACCATCATATCACAATATATTCATAAACTAGCATTTTCAGGTTTTTGAGAGCACCAATTCTCTCCAAATattgtaattaaactgatattttaaatgtCAAAACGTGTAAGACTATGTAATGGCAGAAGacacataaataacagagattgggaACTGATCAAAATCTCGTGAAATCTCACGGTCCCGATTGTATAGTATTCCCAGTTTAAATCAGACAgtatatctttcaaataaacaaCTATATCGAAATATAAACAGCTATATTACcaaaacaatcaaaatattatttttcatgagTTTATCATCAACTTTATGtcttataaacaatattaaaagaggaGTTTTAGGAGGCAGTTGGCTACCCGGCATCTGAGACTTCTCCAAAGTTTTAAAGCTGgtcaatatattttctatatttattaaacttattttacaattttttgtttcaaaaaatgtctaaaacctatgcctattttgatgaaatacttttggtttaagatcaTTATGATCTCAGTTAATTAAaaagtagttctcaaagtaaggtcggtcccgtaacatttttcaacaacaaaacatgcCAATGCCCAGTAATGGTGAATTTGCCCAAATccctgttatttatgtctctggtggCAGAATAGGTACATGACAACAATTGGTCTAAAGCCAATATGACCACAAATAGTATACATGGTATAAGCAAACTGCTTGTCTGCTGCATGATAGTATTATGTCAGAAGAACACACAATGAATGACACGTGACTGTTGATGAAAAAATCATAAAGGTATCTGTTGGATATTGTCATCTCATTATAATGACACAAGacatatcatatatttaacAACATTTGTGGACACTAGTACCGGTTCTGAAATGCAACCGAAGAGGCCATGCCCCAATCCAAAGTTTCATTAATTACCCTCTAAATATATAAACCTATAAACACTAGGGATCAAAACTTATATCTTATGCTTTTGAAATACAGACATCCATCCACATATATCatgattataaaacaaaattgtaatgAATTGTAGAAACTTCACATCAAGTGACATCATTATACCCATTACAATCCCAATTAAGTCAGTGGCGAAATCatataaatgaattattttaatacaatttagtaatttaattttcaactAAGAA from Crassostrea angulata isolate pt1a10 chromosome 7, ASM2561291v2, whole genome shotgun sequence includes:
- the LOC128155139 gene encoding TGF-beta receptor type-1-like; its protein translation is MIPYYLLACLFLISTFTDFSTGLKCYCEECTDRNQTCETTGLCLTLRAYRKDGTIKIRYRCIEKVDLGPLDGDVFECLTSNPMASISSKLCCNDEDFCNRHLFPTFPPPTTRFPEIRDSVEQRLTFGTLELVGLIAGPVVLVSVFFVICFLSYRQCQQQGICMAPKSVSDGETQPFMQPGQTTDTLREMIMEYSGSGSGLPLLVQRTIARQIQLVEIIGKGRYGEVWRGRWRAENVAVKIFSSREERSWIREAEIYQTVMLRHENILGFIAADNKDNGTWTQLWLITDYHANGSLFDYLNRTVLSTTQMIRLAMSAACGLAHLHMDIVGTEIHAGKPAIAHRDLKSKNILVRNDGVSCCIADLGLAVRHDPVTDAVDIAPNNRVGTKRYMAPEVLSDTISMNQFDSFKRADVYSFGLVLWEITRRCSVGGIVEDYQLPFYDIVPSDPSLEDMKKVVCDDRQRPGIPNRWQTIESLKVMSRLMRECWYHNPAARLTTLRIKKSLDNLAKAEDMKF